The sequence CTCTATTATGGCAGGTCGCGCTACTGTTCTGGGATTCTGTAAAAAATCACTATTTATCTGCCGCGTTCCACTCATTTTTTTTAACGCGTCAGGCTCGGCAAACTCAGCGGCTGAAATAGGTTGAGGTGTCGGCTGTGTCGTCCGACCATTTTCTAGCAGTGAATTACTCTCTTGCGATGACATCTGTTTTATTAATGCCCATGTAGATCCACTTTTTTTAGCTTCACCTTCAGATATTTCTTTATAATTAATGTCTTGCATGTCTATTTTATCTTTAAACTGCTTAATATCATCATATTTATTCATCAGTACGCACCAGTTTTGATACAAGACGTTTAAAATAAATCCGGCATTAGACTATGTTGTGGATTTTCTCGGTAAAAATCTCATACAAGCAATAATAGTTCTATAGCTTTATGATTATATTCTGATTAATCCACTGTAATACCCTAAATATAGGTCAATATCGCAAATTGTGTTTAGCACGACGTCGGATAAAGCGGATTATCATTTTTTCGGCAGGTTATCATCTTACAGTCAGCATTAGCCTTTGAATAGCTCGTTATATACTACGGCACTATACGACTAAATGAGCTTTGGCATATACGGTAGGGAGATAATCTTGATGCGAAATGGAGCCAGAATCCCGAAGGGGTGAGTCCTGCTGGCAGGGCGAATAATCGAACGGCGTTCGATGGAGAGTCCAAATGCCAGAAAGCAAAAAACCAGCTATTAAGCTGGTTTCTTTAAATATGGTGCCCGGACTCGGACAACCCGCGAGCGGTGTTGAACGTCGCTTGCGACGGCCCCGAAGGGGTGAGTCCTGCTGGCAGGGCGAATAATCGAACGGCGTTCGATGGAGAGTCCAAATGCCAGAAAGCAAAAAACCAGCTGTTAAGCTGGTTTCTTTAAATAGTGGTGCCCGGACTCGGAATCGAACCAAGGACACGGGGATTTTCAATCCCCTGCTCTACCGACTGAGCTATCCGGGCAACGGGGCGCATTAAACCGTATTGGCCGCTGATCGTCAACGAATTTATAGCTTAAAACCGTTAAAACTGTGCTGATCGCTCTCTTTTCAGACAAGAATTGATGAAATCCACCTAGATTGCCATCAAATTCTGTTTTGAGCCGCTAGCTCAGTGCACCATTTTTACGGCATTGCGCGACATCCAATACATCTTCCGCCAACTGTTTAGCAACTTCAACATCCTGTAGCTGGCGCTTAACTAGCAGCTTGCTTAGGCAACCTTCCAGAATCAGCTCCATCTGTTGTGCGACCATGCTCGCATCATCGGCATCCATCTCGCGCAATAGCTCTTGTGTATAGTGCAATGATGCTTGCTTTTGTTGTTCTGCCAACTGGTGGATCGGATGTTCGTCATTGGGATAGAAACTGCACGCCGCAATAAACAGGCAGCCGGGGTAGCGCTGATTTTGCACTTGTTCACTGAGCGTTTGGTAGCGCGCCAAGAGCTTTTGCTTCGGCGATAAGGTTTCGTCTAACTGCAACTGACGCCGCCAGGTATCTATCTGCTGGCCATGGTAGCGCAGGCAGTCATACAGTAATGCCTCGCGATCGGGCCAAAAACGGGTCAGGTCACTGATTTCGAGCGAGACCTCTTTTGCCAGCATCTCCAGAGTGGTATTTGCCAGTCCTTGTTGCTCTAACAGATTGAGCGCACTGCTTAATACTTGTTCACGTTGCACGTTGCTCTCCTCCACTTTGTCTCTGGCAAGTGTGGTTTACCGCACTCTATTGCGCAATGTAGTTTATCGCGCAACGGGTTCAACACGATAGGCCACTCAACCTGGGGTAGCTCTCTCTACCTGCTGACTCCGTACCTTATCACTACTGTGGCGTGATTTGGTTAACTCTTTCGTGGCTTATTGCTAGCACTCTAAATGTGATGCCATTTTCAGCAGGCCATAGTCTGTGAAGCAGTCCGCATTATATTGTGCATCTGCCTATGAACCATTCACTAATAACTTATTATTCCTGTTCTTTTGCCCGATGGTTTATTGGAACGTGGTTTCTATAATGATTATCGTGAATTGTAGCGATATCGAATCGTACAGAAACAGGCGCAAGATTAAGCAACGAAATGCTTGCCATGTGCGCTGGCAACCTGAATTGCATAACGTCCTGCATCGAGCCTTCGTTCAGACCGGGCGTTCTATCATAAGGATCGAAAATGAGTCTCCCAAATTATCCTAATCAGTTCCGCCGCAACCTACAGCAGGGGCAAACCCTTATCGGCTGTTGGAGTGCGCTGGCAAATCATATTTCAGCTGAAGTGCTGGGTCTGGCGGGTTTCGACTGGTTGGTATTGGACGGTGAACATGCCCCGAACGATGTCACGACATTTATTCCGCAGCTTATGGCGCTGAAAGGCAGCAACAGTGCCCCCGTGGTGCGCGCACCCTGCAATGAACCGATTATTATCAAGCGGCTATTGGATATCGGTTTCTACAACTTCCTGATTCCTTTCGTTGAGAGTGAAGAGGAGGCTACCCGTGCAGTGGCTTCAACCCGCTATCCGCCAGCGGGCATACGTGGCGTTTCCGTCTCTCACCGGGGCAATAATTACGGCACCGTGCCGGACTACTTCGCCACCATCAACGACAACATTACCGTGCTGGTGCAAATCGAAAGTCAGCTAGGGGTCGACAATCTGGATGCTATCGCCGCTGTCGAGGGGGTGGATGGCATATTTGTCGGGCCGGGGGATCTCTCAGCTGCGCTGGGCTATTTGGGGCAACCCAACCATCCCGAAGTACAAAAAGTGATTCGCCATATTTTTGACCGCGCAAAAGCGCAGGGCAAACCGAGCGGCATTCTGGCGCCAGTTGATGCCGATGCCCGCCGTTATCTGGAGTGGGGGGCAACCTTTGTGGCGGTCGGCAGTGATTTGGGTATCTTCCGCAGTGCAACTCAGGCGCTGTGCGACAAATTTAAAAAATAGTGTTGGGTCTGTTTCAAACATTCAGCGCTGCCGTATTGACAGCCTTGCGACTTAAATTGAGGAGTAATAAATGAAAATCGGCTTTATTGGTTTAGGAATTATGGGAAAGCCAATGAGTAAAAATCTGCTGAAAGCAGGCTACTCATTAATTGTCCTTGATCGGAATGCTGCGGCACTGGATGAGCTGCTTAGTGCAGGGGCAACTGCGGCGGCGACGCCAAAAGCGCTGGCGGCAGAGTGTGACATTATCATCACCATGCTACCTAACTCACCCCATGTAAAAGAGGTTGTCTTGGGTGAGAACGGCGTGATTGAAGGTGCCAGACCGGGTGCTGTGTTGATTGATATGAGTTCGATTGCCCCTTTGGTCAGCCGTGAAATTAGCGAAGCACTGGCAGTAAAACAGGTGGCCATGTTAGATGCGCCGGTTAGTGGTGGCGAACCTAAAGCCATTGATAGCACCTTGTCAGTGATGGTCGGTGGCGATAAAGCGGTGTTCGACAACTGCTTCGATATCATGAAAGCGATGGGCGGCTCAGTGGTGCATACCGGTGATATTGGTGCCGGTAATGTGACCAAACTGGCGAATCAAGTGGTGGTGGCGCTGAATATCGCGGCAATGTCTGAAGCGCTGGTCTTGGCGACCAAGGCGGGGGTGAATCCCGATCTGGTCTTCCAGGCGATTCGCGGTGGGTTGGCGGGCAGCACTGTACTGGAAGCCAAAGCGCCGATGGTAATGGATCGCAACTTCAAACCGGGTTTTCGTATTGATTTACATATCAAAGATCTGGCAAATGCCCTCGACACCTCTCACGGTGTAGGTGCGCAATTGCCATTGACGGCGGCGGTCATGGAGATGATGCAGGCATTGAAAGCGGATGGGTTGGGCAACGCCGACCACAGTGCGTTGGCCTGCTATTACGAGAAATTGGCCAAAGTTGAAGTGACACGTTAATCAGTGGTGCCGGCACTTGCGGTGCCGGCTATTGGGTAGCAAAGCTATACTGATAAGCATCCCGAAGTCCAAAACGGCTGG comes from Yersinia bercovieri ATCC 43970 and encodes:
- the garL gene encoding 2-dehydro-3-deoxyglucarate aldolase, whose product is MSLPNYPNQFRRNLQQGQTLIGCWSALANHISAEVLGLAGFDWLVLDGEHAPNDVTTFIPQLMALKGSNSAPVVRAPCNEPIIIKRLLDIGFYNFLIPFVESEEEATRAVASTRYPPAGIRGVSVSHRGNNYGTVPDYFATINDNITVLVQIESQLGVDNLDAIAAVEGVDGIFVGPGDLSAALGYLGQPNHPEVQKVIRHIFDRAKAQGKPSGILAPVDADARRYLEWGATFVAVGSDLGIFRSATQALCDKFKK
- a CDS encoding transcriptional regulator, whose amino-acid sequence is MQREQVLSSALNLLEQQGLANTTLEMLAKEVSLEISDLTRFWPDREALLYDCLRYHGQQIDTWRRQLQLDETLSPKQKLLARYQTLSEQVQNQRYPGCLFIAACSFYPNDEHPIHQLAEQQKQASLHYTQELLREMDADDASMVAQQMELILEGCLSKLLVKRQLQDVEVAKQLAEDVLDVAQCRKNGALS
- the garR gene encoding 2-hydroxy-3-oxopropionate reductase, translating into MKIGFIGLGIMGKPMSKNLLKAGYSLIVLDRNAAALDELLSAGATAAATPKALAAECDIIITMLPNSPHVKEVVLGENGVIEGARPGAVLIDMSSIAPLVSREISEALAVKQVAMLDAPVSGGEPKAIDSTLSVMVGGDKAVFDNCFDIMKAMGGSVVHTGDIGAGNVTKLANQVVVALNIAAMSEALVLATKAGVNPDLVFQAIRGGLAGSTVLEAKAPMVMDRNFKPGFRIDLHIKDLANALDTSHGVGAQLPLTAAVMEMMQALKADGLGNADHSALACYYEKLAKVEVTR
- the bcsO gene encoding cellulose biosynthesis protein BcsO, whose product is MNKYDDIKQFKDKIDMQDINYKEISEGEAKKSGSTWALIKQMSSQESNSLLENGRTTQPTPQPISAAEFAEPDALKKMSGTRQINSDFLQNPRTVARPAIIESLFPAPPTPTTPAPESHSEHSTVTSPLAELKPTTQILSSSFDKLDSGNNTEFKHIFSPKGPQSHQIIFAKSSRDIPLQSLLESIALCR